The bacterium genome includes a region encoding these proteins:
- a CDS encoding HEAT repeat domain-containing protein: protein MNSRTAIVRAVSALAIAAALLIACAERPPEKPAAPTFAGATVEEWRDRLSGPDAAVAAEKLRTPDAVPVLVAAGLRADPEVAMETERIILALGEPAAQPLAKEAASTDHNRSARAIYLLSRMGDSACGAVPQLVELIRRGHQQSKKPIAVNPEPALTDIGPCAAPDLVPLLADEELRESAIDVLEHYGVQAVPALLAIGEFADEEHRDVVRGLESSLRMELRLPDLRTAAAIRVEGIDPEHDVLRGIVEDEDDLELLGIEDMPATSAVTRLRNHLASSDPVRRRLAARTLAKFGPLAQPALPELESLLDTDDMHLRWAVISALGEIGEPAADTAPRLAELYDQSTNIESRRRTAWALGRIGWASRDAVGDLGETALDTSASTPLRIDTIFALARIDPGGQQDLLASLLSDTRWPIRRTAAEALVITGPIAIGTLQHSLESDDPRTRRMAAIGLLKLGTKYPFAQDVLAQSAPDDDEFVAWAQSIALQTD, encoded by the coding sequence GTGAATTCGCGCACCGCAATCGTGCGAGCCGTTTCCGCATTGGCAATCGCCGCTGCGCTCCTCATTGCCTGCGCGGAGCGCCCCCCGGAGAAACCGGCCGCTCCGACGTTTGCCGGCGCGACGGTTGAGGAATGGCGGGATCGTCTCTCCGGGCCGGACGCGGCAGTGGCCGCCGAGAAACTTCGAACGCCGGATGCCGTTCCGGTTCTTGTTGCCGCGGGATTGAGAGCCGATCCAGAGGTCGCCATGGAGACCGAGCGCATTATTCTCGCACTCGGCGAGCCCGCGGCGCAGCCTCTTGCAAAGGAAGCGGCTTCCACCGATCACAATCGATCGGCCCGTGCCATCTATCTTCTCAGTCGAATGGGAGACTCGGCATGTGGGGCTGTTCCGCAACTTGTTGAGTTGATTCGCCGCGGACATCAACAGAGCAAGAAGCCTATCGCCGTCAACCCAGAGCCCGCCTTGACCGACATCGGCCCGTGCGCTGCGCCGGATCTGGTCCCATTGCTCGCTGATGAGGAACTTCGCGAATCGGCCATCGACGTGCTCGAGCATTACGGCGTTCAGGCCGTTCCCGCGCTTCTCGCGATCGGGGAATTCGCCGACGAGGAACATCGCGATGTTGTTCGTGGCCTCGAATCGTCTCTCAGGATGGAGTTGCGACTGCCCGATCTTCGGACAGCCGCTGCGATCCGTGTTGAGGGCATCGATCCGGAGCACGATGTTCTTCGAGGGATCGTGGAGGATGAGGACGACCTGGAGTTGTTGGGGATTGAGGACATGCCGGCAACATCGGCTGTCACGCGATTGCGGAATCACCTGGCCTCCAGCGATCCGGTTCGGCGACGCCTCGCGGCCCGCACGCTTGCGAAGTTCGGTCCCCTTGCCCAGCCGGCGCTTCCAGAACTGGAATCCTTGTTGGATACCGACGATATGCACCTGCGGTGGGCTGTCATCTCTGCACTGGGAGAGATCGGCGAGCCGGCGGCGGACACCGCTCCACGCCTCGCCGAGCTTTACGATCAATCGACCAACATCGAAAGCCGACGCCGCACGGCATGGGCGCTGGGGCGGATCGGTTGGGCATCCCGCGATGCAGTGGGGGATCTGGGCGAAACCGCATTGGACACCAGTGCCAGTACACCGCTCCGCATTGACACAATCTTCGCCCTCGCACGCATCGATCCCGGCGGACAGCAGGATCTCCTGGCCAGCCTGCTTTCAGATACGCGCTGGCCCATCCGCCGAACCGCCGCGGAGGCGCTCGTTATCACCGGTCCCATCGCGATCGGCACATTGCAGCATTCCCTCGAGTCGGACGACCCACGGACTCGCCGGATGGCGGCCATTGGGCTGCTGAAGCTCGGAACGAAATACCCGTTTGCGCAGGACGTGCTCGCTCAGTCGGCGCCGGACGACGATGAGTTCGTCGCCTGGGCGCAGAGCATCGCTCTTCAGACAGACTGA
- a CDS encoding response regulator — protein MSGNVKLLIAEDDREMRSLLRKVLTREGYDVTTAAHGQEAVDILREAADFDLLLSDIRMPEKDGIQVLKEVRTLRPSLQVVMITAFGELDQYLEVMREGAFEYLTKPFKIPDLLSVVERATGQPAPASQGDGA, from the coding sequence ATGTCTGGGAACGTCAAACTGCTGATCGCTGAAGATGATCGGGAGATGCGCTCGCTCCTCCGCAAGGTTCTGACGCGCGAGGGGTACGATGTGACGACCGCCGCGCATGGCCAGGAAGCCGTGGACATCCTGCGCGAGGCCGCCGACTTCGATCTCCTGCTTTCCGATATTCGCATGCCCGAGAAGGACGGCATTCAAGTCCTGAAGGAAGTGCGAACTCTGCGCCCGAGTCTGCAGGTGGTCATGATCACCGCCTTCGGCGAGTTGGATCAGTACCTGGAGGTCATGCGGGAAGGCGCCTTCGAGTATTTGACCAAACCGTTTAAGATCCCCGACCTGCTGAGCGTGGTCGAGCGCGCCACGGGACAGCCGGCACCGGCTTCGCAAGGCGACGGAGCCTGA
- a CDS encoding Rrf2 family transcriptional regulator — protein sequence MITRTSEIAIKALVFLALHGQQGPITPHEIAEKMGCSPSYLGKTMGQLVKAGILTSQRGPQGGMTLAVPPEKINLLMVVEACQGLLIGAYCKSIGDELAGPVCAYHRAMWDVRQATVEALRRWTLKHLSECPLPTGALAGNEDCRMVFLAEEAPQP from the coding sequence ATGATCACTCGGACATCCGAAATCGCCATCAAGGCGCTGGTGTTCCTGGCCTTGCACGGCCAACAGGGGCCGATCACGCCCCACGAGATCGCGGAGAAGATGGGCTGTTCGCCATCGTACCTGGGAAAGACGATGGGGCAGCTTGTCAAGGCCGGCATCCTGACCTCGCAGCGTGGCCCGCAGGGCGGGATGACGCTGGCGGTGCCGCCGGAGAAGATCAACCTGCTGATGGTTGTGGAGGCCTGTCAGGGATTGTTGATCGGCGCGTACTGCAAGTCGATCGGGGATGAACTGGCCGGCCCCGTGTGCGCCTACCACCGGGCGATGTGGGATGTCCGCCAGGCGACGGTCGAGGCCCTGAGGCGCTGGACGCTGAAGCACCTTTCGGAGTGCCCGCTTCCCACGGGGGCGCTGGCCGGGAATGAAGACTGCCGTATGGTCTTCCTGGCGGAAGAAGCTCCCCAGCCCTGA
- a CDS encoding SDR family NAD(P)-dependent oxidoreductase: MSNETTGESKSRAAEPKNRLDGKVVLITGASRGIGRALAHACAAEGARLAICARNKTDLKAVAAEVESLGAHCLAVKVDLADQDAATKLVDSVHRTYGKIDVLINNAGVLGPRETIMEYPDADWAEVIDINLNGTFWVTKQTLGKMVPQESGSIINLSSGVGRKGRANWGAYAVSKFAVEGLTEVLADEMKPHRIRVNSVNPGATRTQMRAAAKPGEDPNTLPAPADITNVFVYLASDASRGVTGEKFDAQSKDWMDREDF, encoded by the coding sequence ATGAGCAACGAAACGACGGGAGAGAGCAAGAGCCGGGCGGCGGAGCCGAAGAACCGGCTGGACGGCAAGGTGGTCCTGATTACGGGCGCCAGTCGAGGCATCGGTCGCGCGCTGGCTCACGCCTGTGCCGCGGAAGGCGCCCGCCTGGCGATCTGCGCCCGCAACAAGACCGACCTGAAGGCCGTGGCTGCCGAGGTCGAATCCCTGGGCGCGCATTGCCTAGCCGTGAAAGTCGACTTGGCGGACCAGGATGCGGCGACCAAGCTCGTCGATTCCGTCCACCGCACCTACGGCAAGATCGATGTGCTGATCAACAACGCCGGCGTGCTGGGCCCTCGCGAAACGATCATGGAATACCCGGATGCCGATTGGGCCGAGGTTATCGACATCAATCTGAACGGCACGTTCTGGGTGACAAAGCAGACCCTGGGCAAGATGGTGCCGCAGGAATCCGGCTCGATCATCAACCTATCCTCCGGCGTCGGGCGCAAAGGACGGGCGAACTGGGGTGCGTATGCCGTCTCCAAGTTCGCCGTCGAGGGCCTGACCGAGGTTCTGGCCGATGAAATGAAGCCCCATCGCATTCGCGTGAACAGCGTGAATCCCGGAGCGACCCGGACGCAGATGCGTGCCGCGGCCAAGCCGGGTGAGGACCCGAACACGTTGCCTGCTCCGGCGGATATCACGAACGTCTTCGTGTATTTGGCAAGCGACGCCAGCCGCGGCGTGACGGGCGAGAAGTTCGATGCCCAGTCCAAGGACTGGATGGACCGGGAAGACTTCTAA
- the tpx gene encoding thiol peroxidase yields the protein MPDTVNFKGNPLHLEGTEVKLGEKAPDFTARKSLAEDVSLSALAAGKTAIISSIPSIDTGVCDMQTRRFNDEASKLGDDVVIITVSCDLPPAQARWCGAAGVENLVMLSDYMHHDFGARYGLKIKELGVNSRAVFVVAADGTLKHVEYVGEVTEHPNYEAALAAAKG from the coding sequence ATGCCTGATACTGTCAATTTCAAAGGAAATCCGCTGCACCTCGAGGGCACAGAGGTGAAGTTGGGCGAGAAAGCACCGGATTTCACCGCACGCAAGAGCCTGGCGGAGGACGTCAGCCTGAGCGCTCTGGCTGCCGGCAAGACTGCCATTATTTCGTCCATTCCATCGATCGACACCGGCGTTTGCGACATGCAGACGCGCCGTTTCAACGACGAAGCCTCGAAGCTGGGCGACGACGTGGTGATTATCACGGTCTCCTGTGACCTGCCGCCCGCCCAGGCGCGCTGGTGCGGCGCCGCTGGCGTCGAGAATCTCGTCATGCTGTCCGACTACATGCACCACGACTTTGGTGCGCGCTACGGCCTGAAGATCAAGGAACTGGGCGTGAACTCGCGCGCGGTCTTTGTGGTTGCCGCCGATGGCACCTTGAAGCACGTGGAATACGTTGGCGAAGTGACCGAACATCCGAACTACGAGGCCGCCTTGGCCGCCGCGAAGGGCTGA
- the dusB gene encoding tRNA dihydrouridine synthase DusB, producing the protein MTTNDLLVPPLRIRDLEFHPPVLPAPMCGISDHAWRQLSREQGCPLVFTQMISSEAMTRGGDWKCWKLLDFEPAEAPICVQIFGSDPENLAETARLVQERGATIVDLNMGCPAKKVVSSNGGSALMRQPELVREIFRAMRAALTVPFTVKFRAGFDKYGEEAFAVAHMAEEEGLDAICVHARTRTQMFKGKADWSILSELKRRVSLPVIGNGDVKTADDAERMIRETGVDGVMIGRGGMGNPWLFGQVCARLSGKPAPPPPTAYERLDIVARHATIMVERKGLHGLVEFRKHAVQYLRGFHEAKALKNRLVQLHDLDEFLAAIEDHKALLAEWDATAPE; encoded by the coding sequence ATGACGACGAACGACCTTCTGGTTCCGCCACTTCGCATCCGCGATCTGGAATTCCACCCGCCGGTACTGCCCGCGCCGATGTGCGGGATCAGCGATCACGCCTGGCGCCAACTGAGCCGCGAGCAGGGTTGCCCTCTGGTCTTCACGCAGATGATCAGCAGCGAGGCGATGACCCGCGGCGGGGATTGGAAGTGCTGGAAGCTGCTCGATTTCGAACCGGCCGAGGCGCCGATCTGCGTGCAGATCTTCGGCTCGGACCCGGAGAACCTGGCCGAGACGGCTCGCCTGGTGCAGGAGCGCGGCGCCACGATCGTGGACCTGAACATGGGCTGCCCGGCCAAGAAGGTGGTCAGCAGCAACGGAGGGTCTGCCTTGATGCGCCAGCCTGAGCTCGTGCGGGAGATCTTCCGCGCCATGCGGGCGGCGCTGACGGTGCCGTTCACAGTCAAGTTCCGGGCCGGGTTCGACAAGTACGGCGAGGAGGCCTTCGCAGTCGCGCACATGGCGGAGGAAGAAGGTCTGGATGCAATCTGCGTCCATGCCCGGACCCGCACGCAGATGTTCAAGGGCAAGGCCGATTGGTCAATCCTGAGCGAACTAAAGAGGCGCGTTTCACTGCCAGTAATCGGCAACGGCGACGTCAAGACGGCCGACGATGCGGAGCGGATGATCCGCGAAACCGGCGTGGATGGCGTGATGATCGGCCGAGGCGGAATGGGCAATCCATGGCTCTTCGGCCAGGTCTGCGCGCGGCTCTCCGGCAAGCCCGCTCCTCCACCTCCAACGGCTTACGAGCGCCTCGACATCGTCGCCCGCCACGCTACGATCATGGTTGAGCGCAAAGGTCTCCATGGCCTGGTCGAGTTCCGCAAGCACGCCGTGCAGTACCTGCGCGGCTTCCACGAGGCCAAGGCGCTGAAGAATCGCCTCGTTCAACTGCACGATCTCGACGAGTTTCTGGCCGCGATCGAGGATCACAAGGCGCTTCTGGCCGAATGGGACGCGACGGCGCCCGAGTAG
- a CDS encoding ornithine carbamoyltransferase, whose translation MQTQLRGKDFICTQDWTVDELNTALDVAVDLKRKFALGEPTPYLSYKTLYMLFFFASTRTRNSFETGITQLGGHGIFLDPSKTQISHGENAKDTGTILSRYGDGIAIRQCDWMEGNQYVNDMAKYSTVPVINMQCDQYHPCQIMADYMTIREKFGRNTKGLKIGVAWTSAPNYVRPISVPQSLILMMPRFGMDVTLAIPPEFKLMPEVMKQAEENAKVSGAKFEVTDDFDAAFQDAHVVIPKSWGPLLTTTDKAEGLKLIEKYPSWRCEKKHMDLCDKDGVYMHPLPADRGREVTDEVIDGPRSVVYDEAENRLHVQKAIMALTMGGRP comes from the coding sequence ATGCAGACACAACTTCGCGGAAAAGACTTCATTTGCACGCAGGACTGGACGGTCGACGAACTGAACACGGCTCTCGACGTGGCAGTGGACCTGAAGCGCAAATTCGCCCTCGGCGAGCCCACCCCGTACCTGTCGTACAAGACGCTCTACATGCTTTTCTTCTTCGCCTCGACGCGCACCCGTAACTCCTTTGAGACGGGCATTACGCAGCTCGGCGGCCACGGCATTTTCCTGGATCCCAGCAAGACCCAGATCAGCCACGGCGAAAACGCCAAGGACACGGGCACAATCCTGAGCCGCTATGGTGACGGTATCGCGATCCGCCAGTGCGACTGGATGGAAGGCAACCAGTACGTCAATGATATGGCCAAGTACTCCACGGTGCCGGTCATCAACATGCAGTGCGACCAGTACCACCCCTGCCAGATCATGGCGGACTACATGACGATCCGCGAGAAGTTCGGCCGCAACACGAAGGGCCTGAAGATCGGCGTCGCCTGGACCAGCGCCCCCAACTACGTGCGCCCCATCAGCGTCCCGCAGTCGTTGATCCTGATGATGCCGCGCTTCGGCATGGACGTGACCCTGGCGATTCCGCCCGAGTTCAAGCTGATGCCGGAAGTCATGAAGCAGGCCGAGGAAAACGCGAAGGTGTCCGGCGCCAAGTTCGAAGTCACCGACGATTTCGACGCCGCCTTCCAGGATGCCCACGTCGTCATCCCGAAGAGCTGGGGCCCGCTGCTGACCACGACCGACAAGGCCGAAGGCCTGAAGCTGATCGAGAAGTACCCGAGCTGGCGCTGCGAGAAGAAGCACATGGACCTGTGTGACAAGGACGGCGTCTACATGCACCCGCTTCCCGCTGACCGCGGCCGCGAAGTGACCGACGAGGTCATCGATGGCCCGCGCTCGGTCGTCTACGACGAGGCCGAAAACCGCCTGCACGTCCAGAAGGCCATCATGGCCCTGACCATGGGTGGCCGGCCCTGA